A part of Prolixibacteraceae bacterium genomic DNA contains:
- the ung gene encoding uracil-DNA glycosylase, with translation MDVKIETSWKEALKSEFAQPYFKTLTDFVKEAYRTKTIYPPAKHVFEAFHLTPLTQVKVVILGQDPYHGANQAHGLCFSVNEGIALPPSLRNIFKVRELDVNVPYTTNGNLTAWAEQGVFLLNATLTVEASKAGSHQKKGWETFTDTVIKTISEKQENVVFILWGAYAQKKQVLIDQNKHLILQSVHPSPLSAHRGFFETKPFSDTNSYLKSKGITPIQW, from the coding sequence ATGGATGTAAAAATAGAAACTAGCTGGAAAGAGGCACTTAAGAGTGAGTTTGCCCAACCGTATTTCAAGACGTTAACTGATTTTGTAAAAGAGGCGTATCGCACTAAGACAATCTATCCTCCAGCAAAGCATGTCTTTGAGGCCTTTCATCTGACACCACTTACACAGGTTAAGGTGGTTATTCTTGGACAAGACCCTTATCATGGTGCCAATCAAGCCCACGGTCTCTGTTTTTCAGTCAATGAGGGGATAGCATTGCCTCCATCTTTACGAAATATATTTAAGGTAAGAGAGTTGGATGTTAATGTTCCATATACGACCAATGGTAACCTCACTGCGTGGGCAGAACAAGGGGTCTTTCTTCTTAATGCCACACTCACTGTTGAAGCCAGTAAGGCAGGATCACATCAGAAAAAAGGGTGGGAGACATTTACAGATACTGTAATAAAGACGATTTCAGAGAAGCAAGAGAATGTGGTGTTTATTTTATGGGGAGCCTATGCACAGAAGAAGCAAGTGTTGATTGACCAAAACAAACACCTTATTCTTCAATCAGTCCATCCAAGCCCACTGTCGGCACATAGGGGATTTTTTGAGACCAAACCATTCTCAGACACCAACAGTTATCTTAAGAGCAAAGGGATTACTCCAATTCAGTGGTAA
- the speA gene encoding biosynthetic arginine decarboxylase, with protein sequence MRKWSIEDSLELYNMQGWGINYFSINEKGNVQVTPSRDGRAIDLKGLLDELQLRDVATPVLLRFPDILDSRIEEMYKCFKRASLDNDYKAKAYTIFPIKVNQMQPVVEELVSHGKKFNIGLEAGSKPELHAVIANNTDPNSLIVCNGYKDEDYIELALLAQKMGRRIFLVVEKLNELCLIAEISERLKVRPNIGIRIKLSSAGSGKWEGSGGDSSKFGLNASELLDAVTFLENNGLHDCLKLVHFHIGSQVNKIRRIKIALKEAAQFYVQLQKMGIPVEFVDIGGGLGVDYDGTRSSNSDSSVNYSIQEYVNDAVYAMVDASNKNGLPHPNIITESGRSLTAHHSVLVFEVMESTSQPRWDHEMHIDDQMHDNVKDLYSILKGLSQPHLLEDWHDALQLREESLNLFSIGLLDIKGRAMMERLFWTIAREVEKMSKRLKHIPHELERLPQLLADKYFCNFSLFQSLPDSWAIDQLFPIVPIQNHLEEPSNYATIQDITCDSDGKIDNFIVTTNSSQTLPVHRLKEGENYYIGVFLVGAYQEILGDLHNLFGDTNAVHVSLGDEGYSIDQIIDGETVAEVLDYVQYNPKKLVRAVETWVTASVKEGKITAKEGREFLANYRSGLYGYTYLEKE encoded by the coding sequence ATGAGAAAGTGGAGTATTGAAGATTCTCTGGAATTGTACAACATGCAAGGGTGGGGAATCAACTATTTTTCAATTAATGAAAAAGGTAATGTACAGGTGACGCCATCAAGAGATGGGAGGGCGATCGATTTAAAAGGTCTATTAGACGAACTACAGCTCCGTGATGTTGCTACTCCTGTTTTATTGCGATTCCCAGACATTCTGGATAGTCGTATTGAAGAGATGTATAAATGCTTTAAAAGAGCATCACTGGACAATGATTATAAGGCAAAAGCTTATACCATCTTCCCTATTAAGGTGAATCAGATGCAGCCTGTGGTCGAAGAGTTGGTTTCCCATGGGAAGAAATTTAATATCGGACTGGAAGCGGGATCAAAACCTGAGCTTCATGCTGTGATCGCAAACAACACCGATCCCAACTCTCTTATCGTATGTAATGGCTACAAAGATGAAGACTATATAGAGTTAGCGCTGTTGGCGCAGAAGATGGGACGACGTATATTTCTTGTGGTCGAGAAACTCAACGAACTTTGTCTGATAGCAGAGATCTCCGAAAGATTAAAGGTGCGCCCAAATATTGGAATTCGTATCAAACTTTCTAGTGCTGGAAGTGGTAAATGGGAAGGCTCAGGAGGCGACTCTAGTAAGTTCGGACTGAATGCAAGCGAACTGTTAGATGCCGTGACTTTTCTTGAAAACAATGGACTTCATGACTGTCTAAAGTTGGTCCATTTCCATATCGGTAGCCAAGTCAATAAAATACGACGAATTAAGATCGCATTAAAAGAGGCTGCCCAATTCTATGTTCAGCTGCAAAAGATGGGAATCCCTGTCGAGTTTGTGGATATTGGTGGTGGACTAGGGGTCGACTACGATGGAACACGTTCATCAAATTCTGATAGTAGTGTGAACTACAGCATTCAGGAGTATGTGAACGATGCCGTCTATGCCATGGTCGATGCGAGTAACAAAAACGGACTGCCTCATCCAAACATCATCACCGAATCCGGGCGTTCCTTAACAGCCCACCACTCTGTTTTGGTGTTCGAAGTGATGGAATCCACCTCACAGCCTCGTTGGGATCATGAGATGCATATCGATGATCAAATGCACGACAATGTGAAGGATCTATATAGTATTTTGAAAGGGTTATCTCAACCCCATCTTTTGGAGGATTGGCACGATGCCCTTCAGCTAAGAGAGGAGTCGCTCAACCTGTTTAGTATTGGACTGCTCGATATAAAAGGGCGTGCGATGATGGAGCGACTATTCTGGACAATTGCGAGAGAGGTCGAGAAGATGTCGAAACGTCTCAAACATATACCTCATGAACTAGAGCGACTACCACAGCTATTAGCCGATAAGTATTTCTGTAACTTCTCGCTGTTTCAATCGCTTCCCGACTCTTGGGCTATCGACCAACTGTTTCCAATAGTTCCTATTCAGAACCATTTGGAGGAGCCGTCAAACTATGCAACCATACAGGATATCACATGTGATTCTGATGGGAAGATCGACAACTTTATTGTGACCACGAACTCTTCACAAACATTGCCTGTACATCGTCTGAAAGAGGGCGAGAACTACTATATTGGGGTCTTCCTTGTTGGGGCCTATCAAGAGATATTAGGGGATCTACACAATCTCTTTGGCGATACCAACGCGGTACATGTCTCTCTGGGTGACGAAGGGTACTCTATTGATCAGATCATCGATGGCGAAACCGTTGCCGAAGTGTTAGACTATGTACAGTATAATCCCAAGAAGCTTGTGAGAGCCGTAGAGACTTGGGTTACTGCCTCCGTAAAAGAGGGGAAGATTACAGCCAAAGAGGGGCGCGAATTTCTAGCAAACTATCGCTCTGGATTATATGGCTACACCTATCTAGAGAAAGAGTAG
- a CDS encoding TIGR00366 family protein produces the protein MLKKIPHTYVIIFGIILLSAVMTWIVPGGEFAREVVDVNGVEREVVVNNSFEYQESVPQSWQVFSSFFTGFTNAADIIAFILIIGGAFWIINDSKSIDVGITSFLDSLKRFEHIKWIQKIGVDNIIFVMIMLMFSVFGAVFGMSEETIAFIIIFVPLSIKMGYDSLLGVALCFVAAGLGFAGAILNPFTIGIAQGLSNLPLFSGIEYRLFCWVVINVVGFTFILRYAHKIRKNPKSSLVYEEDKYWRDKKDATSGEIEHYIPRSAYVVYVLLSVFMINIAFQYPSTDLKIGQSVVQACAFPFLAVLFVVLGAISLRKTVHYFILNLLLFTILLLIVGVMGYGWYVGEIASLFLAMGIFGGIAAGNNGNKITKLFIEGSADILSAALVVGLAGGIIVILRDGKIIDTILYSISTATNDMGKVSSVSMMYFFQSCLNIIIPSGSGKAALTMPMMAQFSDLIGISRQATVMAFQFGDGFTNMITPTSGILVGVLGVAKIPYPKWVKWITPLMVILIVLGLLLLIPTVTMELNGF, from the coding sequence ATGCTTAAGAAAATTCCTCACACCTATGTGATTATTTTTGGAATCATCCTTCTTTCAGCAGTCATGACATGGATTGTTCCTGGCGGAGAGTTTGCCAGAGAGGTAGTCGATGTAAACGGTGTAGAAAGAGAAGTTGTTGTCAACAACTCATTTGAATATCAAGAGAGCGTTCCACAGTCGTGGCAAGTGTTCTCTTCTTTTTTTACTGGATTTACGAATGCGGCAGATATCATCGCCTTTATCCTTATTATTGGGGGTGCTTTTTGGATCATCAACGACAGTAAGTCTATCGATGTAGGGATTACTTCGTTTTTGGATTCGCTGAAGCGATTCGAACATATTAAATGGATACAGAAGATTGGGGTTGACAACATCATCTTTGTGATGATTATGCTGATGTTCAGTGTTTTTGGGGCGGTCTTTGGGATGAGTGAAGAGACCATCGCCTTTATCATTATCTTTGTACCTCTTTCGATCAAGATGGGGTATGACTCCCTTCTAGGTGTGGCCCTATGTTTTGTGGCGGCGGGTCTTGGTTTTGCAGGGGCTATCCTAAACCCTTTCACTATCGGTATTGCCCAAGGTCTTTCGAACCTACCACTGTTTAGCGGCATTGAGTATCGTCTGTTCTGTTGGGTGGTGATCAACGTGGTTGGTTTCACTTTTATACTACGTTATGCCCATAAGATACGCAAGAACCCTAAGAGTTCGTTGGTGTATGAGGAGGATAAGTACTGGAGAGATAAGAAAGATGCGACATCGGGAGAGATAGAACATTACATACCACGCAGCGCTTATGTTGTCTACGTATTATTGTCGGTTTTTATGATCAATATTGCATTCCAATATCCATCTACAGATCTTAAGATTGGACAGTCGGTTGTTCAGGCCTGTGCATTTCCTTTTCTTGCAGTACTGTTCGTTGTATTGGGAGCTATTTCTCTACGCAAGACAGTGCATTACTTTATTTTAAACCTACTACTATTTACGATTCTACTGCTTATTGTTGGAGTGATGGGGTACGGATGGTATGTTGGAGAGATCGCATCTCTATTTCTTGCGATGGGTATTTTTGGTGGTATTGCTGCAGGGAATAACGGAAACAAGATCACCAAGTTATTTATAGAGGGGTCGGCAGATATTCTTTCCGCAGCACTTGTTGTAGGATTGGCTGGTGGAATCATTGTGATCTTAAGGGATGGTAAGATTATCGACACGATTCTCTACAGCATCTCGACAGCGACGAATGATATGGGGAAAGTATCCTCGGTGAGTATGATGTATTTCTTTCAATCGTGCTTAAATATCATCATCCCATCAGGATCAGGTAAAGCGGCATTAACGATGCCTATGATGGCACAATTTTCGGACCTTATTGGTATCTCAAGACAGGCTACTGTGATGGCCTTTCAATTTGGAGATGGCTTCACCAACATGATCACTCCGACTTCGGGTATTCTTGTAGGAGTTCTTGGGGTGGCTAAGATTCCTTATCCTAAATGGGTAAAATGGATTACACCACTGATGGTCATTCTTATTGTATTAGGGCTGTTACTGCTTATTCCTACAGTAACCATGGAGTTAAATGGATTCTAG
- a CDS encoding CPBP family intramembrane metalloprotease, giving the protein MQQKQFYPNIWAALFIIALYTFIQAIVELPIALYDYHHGTSYLSSPLVSYPVFIGSTLFILFYGYKSSGFSLKEVFPFKWFAVWLLLPFILMDVSIQYYMADINTWFTQLIPVPDWFNQLFARIFERAPSQWVGIAKVVLIGPIIEELIFRGIIMNGFLRNYSKTKAILISALLFGFFHMNPWQFIPATILGVLVGILRAQTGSIWAAIAGHSIHNGLVYLSIVFWKPLSQEPLLQHTTQNNVIHGFVILLMITIIIFATRKNNKYRWFRKPIITKTDQHA; this is encoded by the coding sequence ATGCAACAAAAGCAATTCTATCCAAATATATGGGCAGCCCTATTCATTATTGCGCTGTACACTTTTATACAGGCGATCGTTGAACTGCCTATTGCACTATATGATTACCATCATGGCACTTCTTATCTGAGCAGTCCGCTGGTATCCTATCCCGTGTTTATTGGTTCGACACTCTTCATTCTGTTTTATGGCTATAAGAGTTCGGGATTTTCATTAAAGGAGGTATTTCCATTTAAGTGGTTTGCGGTGTGGTTGCTTCTTCCATTCATATTGATGGATGTTTCGATTCAGTATTACATGGCCGACATCAATACGTGGTTTACACAACTGATACCCGTACCCGATTGGTTCAATCAGTTGTTTGCAAGGATCTTTGAGAGAGCTCCTTCACAGTGGGTTGGTATTGCAAAGGTGGTTTTGATTGGGCCAATAATTGAGGAGTTGATATTTAGAGGGATCATCATGAATGGTTTTCTTCGCAACTACTCTAAAACCAAGGCTATTCTGATCTCGGCACTACTCTTTGGTTTTTTCCATATGAATCCGTGGCAGTTTATTCCTGCGACGATACTTGGGGTTTTGGTAGGAATATTGAGAGCACAGACGGGTTCGATATGGGCAGCGATTGCAGGACACAGTATTCACAATGGGTTGGTATACCTGTCGATTGTGTTCTGGAAACCTCTTTCACAGGAGCCTTTATTGCAGCATACGACACAAAATAACGTCATCCACGGCTTTGTCATATTATTAATGATTACAATAATTATTTTTGCAACGAGAAAGAACAATAAATATCGATGGTTTAGAAAACCGATTATAACTAAAACAGATCAACATGCTTAA
- a CDS encoding DUF6266 family protein has product MAIIKSGELTGVLGPLVKYNVKGNEMLRTRPDRRKKLSVKQLSQVMKMKQTMKFLRGVRELVNHSYPSDSPFSNGHVLARSSILRNAFKGVYPDLTFDYSQVQLSSAKKSHVKSITAEIKEGVIDITVQINSALNRDDVSVLLIHEPGREQIRTLRYGPFPCCLGDRFQVPLKYKKDHGPVQNFWIMIFDTNKIIHYKSCYFSLSNEDHLPVTFDYSD; this is encoded by the coding sequence ATGGCAATAATTAAAAGTGGAGAGTTGACAGGCGTCTTAGGTCCTTTAGTGAAGTACAATGTCAAAGGCAATGAAATGCTCAGAACTCGACCCGACCGAAGAAAAAAACTATCTGTCAAACAGTTGTCGCAAGTCATGAAAATGAAGCAGACCATGAAATTCTTGCGTGGCGTACGTGAGTTGGTGAACCACAGCTATCCTTCCGATAGTCCTTTCTCTAATGGGCATGTCTTGGCGCGCTCCTCGATCCTTCGTAACGCCTTCAAAGGAGTCTACCCCGACCTAACCTTCGACTACTCACAAGTTCAGCTAAGTAGTGCTAAGAAGAGTCATGTGAAATCTATTACTGCCGAGATCAAAGAGGGCGTAATCGATATTACTGTTCAAATAAATTCGGCACTAAACAGAGACGATGTTTCTGTCTTGCTAATTCATGAACCAGGCCGAGAGCAAATTCGTACCCTCAGATATGGACCTTTCCCTTGCTGTCTAGGCGATCGCTTTCAAGTGCCGTTAAAGTATAAGAAAGACCATGGTCCGGTCCAAAACTTTTGGATTATGATCTTCGATACAAATAAAATCATCCACTACAAGAGTTGTTATTTCAGCTTGTCCAATGAGGATCATCTCCCCGTGACATTCGATTACAGCGATTAA
- a CDS encoding IS3 family transposase, whose translation MKKGSEHILQERQYKFKFIKKYRTESTVENMYGILKVSRSGFYSWLSRGDSPRTVALKEDTIRKIYTESKARYGSRKITAELKALGVVTSRNRVARIMKKESIKSIVNKKYKVQTTDSNHSNSISENHLNRAFNPIRPSEVWVSDITYIPTDQGWLYLTTVIDLFDRKVIDWSLSSNMATECTIIKAWQMANTNRESRPGMIFHSDRGVQYTAKEFREKLVKNGIIQSMSRKGNCWDNAVAESFFKIIKSEMIDHKYYYSHFQAKVDIVEFIEVWYNRQRRHATLGYLTPIEFGKINYLNVA comes from the coding sequence ATTAAAAAAGGTAGTGAGCATATTCTCCAAGAACGACAATACAAATTTAAGTTTATAAAAAAGTATAGGACTGAATCTACTGTCGAGAATATGTATGGTATTTTAAAAGTAAGCCGAAGTGGTTTTTATAGCTGGTTATCAAGGGGTGATAGCCCAAGAACTGTTGCTTTAAAAGAGGATACGATACGTAAAATATATACTGAATCAAAGGCTCGCTATGGTAGTCGCAAGATTACGGCGGAATTAAAAGCCCTAGGTGTCGTTACCTCTAGAAATAGAGTAGCGCGAATAATGAAGAAGGAGTCTATCAAAAGCATTGTAAATAAGAAATATAAAGTCCAAACGACAGATTCGAATCATTCCAATTCGATATCCGAGAACCATTTGAATAGAGCTTTTAACCCAATTAGACCATCGGAAGTTTGGGTTTCCGATATTACTTATATACCAACTGATCAAGGATGGCTTTACTTGACTACTGTTATTGATCTTTTTGATCGTAAAGTAATAGATTGGTCTCTGTCTAGTAATATGGCTACAGAATGCACCATTATTAAAGCTTGGCAAATGGCTAACACAAATCGTGAAAGTAGGCCAGGTATGATATTTCACTCTGATAGAGGCGTACAATATACAGCGAAGGAGTTTAGAGAAAAGTTAGTTAAGAATGGAATAATTCAAAGTATGAGCCGTAAAGGTAATTGCTGGGATAATGCGGTAGCCGAAAGTTTCTTTAAAATAATCAAATCTGAAATGATAGATCATAAATACTATTACTCACATTTTCAGGCAAAAGTGGACATTGTGGAATTTATCGAAGTGTGGTATAATAGACAGAGAAGACATGCAACACTGGGGTATCTGACGCCTATTGAATTCGGAAAAATAAACTATTTAAACGTAGCTTAA
- the rpmB gene encoding 50S ribosomal protein L28: MSKVCQITGKKVMVGNNVSHSNRKTKRKFFVNLFTKKLFLPEEDRWVSLKVSAAGLRIINKKGLAAALKDAQQKGYITNF, encoded by the coding sequence ATGTCAAAGGTTTGTCAGATAACCGGTAAAAAGGTAATGGTGGGAAACAATGTTTCTCACTCGAATAGGAAGACAAAAAGAAAGTTTTTTGTGAATCTATTCACGAAGAAGTTATTTCTTCCAGAGGAGGATCGTTGGGTCTCTCTTAAAGTATCAGCGGCAGGTTTGCGTATTATTAACAAGAAAGGGCTAGCTGCTGCATTGAAAGATGCACAACAAAAAGGCTATATTACTAACTTTTAA
- the rpmG gene encoding 50S ribosomal protein L33: MAKKGNRVQVILECTEHKESGMPGTSRYITTKNRKNTPDRMELKKYNPILKRVTLHREIK; this comes from the coding sequence ATGGCTAAGAAAGGTAATAGGGTTCAAGTGATTTTGGAGTGTACTGAGCACAAAGAGAGTGGTATGCCAGGTACTTCTCGTTATATCACAACAAAGAACCGTAAGAATACTCCAGACCGTATGGAGTTGAAGAAATACAACCCGATTTTGAAACGAGTAACTCTTCACAGAGAAATTAAATAA
- a CDS encoding DUF4295 domain-containing protein has protein sequence MAKKAVASLQKGAGKGYAKVIKMVKSEKSGAYTFSESIVPNEEVKDYFKK, from the coding sequence ATGGCTAAAAAAGCAGTTGCATCACTTCAAAAAGGTGCTGGTAAAGGTTACGCTAAAGTAATCAAGATGGTGAAATCAGAGAAATCAGGTGCATACACTTTCTCTGAGAGTATCGTTCCTAATGAAGAAGTAAAAGATTATTTTAAGAAATAA
- the ftsY gene encoding signal recognition particle-docking protein FtsY: MGIFDFFSKKKKESLDQGLAKTKEGVFKKLSRAIVGKTTVDDEVLDNLEEVLITSDVGVETTLKIIERIEKRVAEDKYLGTSELHGILRDEISSLLEENNSDDAALGFESELPHKPYVIMVVGVNGVGKTTTIGKMAYQYKKAGKKVVLGAADTFRAAAIDQLQIWSERSGVPIVKQQMGSDPASVAYDTLESAVNTGADVVIIDTAGRLHNKVNLMNELSKIKRVMDKVVPNAPHEVMLVLDGSTGQNAFEQAKQFTAATEVTSMAVTKLDGTAKGGVVIGISDQFKIPVRYIGIGEKMEDLQVFYRNEFVDSLFG, translated from the coding sequence ATGGGAATATTCGATTTTTTCTCAAAAAAGAAGAAAGAGAGTCTTGATCAAGGACTTGCAAAGACCAAGGAAGGCGTCTTCAAAAAACTATCTCGTGCCATTGTCGGAAAGACTACCGTAGATGATGAAGTACTCGATAATTTGGAAGAAGTTTTGATTACTTCAGATGTGGGGGTTGAGACCACATTAAAGATCATTGAGCGTATAGAGAAACGTGTTGCTGAGGATAAGTATCTTGGGACAAGTGAATTGCATGGGATTCTTCGAGATGAAATCTCCTCTCTTTTAGAGGAAAATAATTCGGATGATGCTGCTTTAGGTTTCGAATCTGAATTGCCACATAAGCCATATGTGATTATGGTTGTGGGGGTTAATGGTGTTGGAAAGACAACGACTATTGGTAAAATGGCTTATCAGTACAAGAAGGCTGGAAAGAAAGTTGTACTAGGTGCTGCGGATACTTTTAGGGCTGCTGCTATTGATCAGTTGCAGATATGGTCTGAAAGATCGGGTGTTCCGATTGTTAAGCAACAGATGGGGTCGGATCCTGCTTCGGTTGCTTATGATACGCTTGAATCGGCTGTCAATACAGGAGCTGATGTCGTGATTATTGATACGGCAGGGCGTCTTCACAATAAGGTGAACTTAATGAACGAGTTGTCTAAAATCAAGCGAGTGATGGATAAGGTCGTGCCAAATGCTCCTCATGAAGTGATGTTGGTTTTAGATGGATCTACAGGTCAGAATGCTTTTGAGCAGGCCAAGCAATTTACCGCAGCTACTGAAGTTACAAGTATGGCTGTAACTAAGTTGGATGGAACAGCTAAAGGGGGTGTCGTGATTGGTATTTCTGATCAATTCAAGATCCCAGTGAGATATATTGGTATCGGAGAGAAAATGGAAGATCTACAAGTGTTTTATCGTAATGAATTCGTGGATTCGTTGTTTGGATAA
- a CDS encoding HEAT repeat domain-containing protein, with protein MKEKGINKSEVVALLQSGHQERISETIAMLREHGDSSSLPEVIQVLNDTQDPFVVKSILGLLADVKRTDAIPYIIDGIKHAPNAELQRNLVSICWENGMDFCSHISLFVDLVLKRDFLVAFEAFTVIENMEGVVDDAEKQRLVSLIESQLVDVSPEKEGLLLDLIQIIPNIKPAESYES; from the coding sequence ATGAAAGAAAAAGGAATAAATAAAAGTGAGGTGGTTGCATTGCTTCAATCAGGTCACCAAGAGAGAATCTCTGAGACGATAGCTATGTTAAGAGAGCATGGTGATAGTTCGTCTCTTCCGGAGGTGATTCAGGTGTTGAATGATACGCAAGATCCATTTGTAGTTAAGTCTATCTTGGGACTTTTGGCTGATGTGAAGAGAACAGATGCTATACCCTATATTATTGATGGAATCAAGCATGCACCTAATGCAGAGCTGCAGCGTAATTTGGTATCTATCTGTTGGGAAAATGGCATGGATTTCTGTTCTCATATTTCATTGTTTGTTGATTTGGTGTTGAAGAGAGATTTTCTTGTTGCTTTTGAAGCTTTTACTGTGATTGAGAATATGGAGGGAGTTGTGGATGATGCGGAGAAGCAACGTTTGGTTTCCCTGATCGAGTCTCAATTGGTGGATGTTTCACCTGAGAAAGAGGGATTGTTGCTTGATCTGATTCAGATTATACCAAATATTAAACCTGCGGAATCTTACGAGTCGTAA
- a CDS encoding DUF4268 domain-containing protein — MYSRDEKRALVQEFWDSFDVYCAAQNRQHGVRVKWMLDQTGIKDLDLRFEVGRKCSSVILEVTSRNEDKRLLVFELLSQYRLLIEDGFEEPLDWDLIYEKENGHVVSRVWISLCDVDIHKPKHWERMMAFMYTNMCLLQENFCDVKDVLEDKIRHLYDQGLI; from the coding sequence ATGTATAGTAGAGACGAGAAGAGGGCTTTAGTTCAAGAGTTCTGGGATTCATTTGATGTGTATTGTGCAGCGCAAAATCGTCAGCATGGTGTTCGTGTGAAATGGATGTTAGACCAAACAGGTATTAAAGATTTAGATTTACGATTCGAGGTAGGTAGGAAGTGTTCAAGTGTTATTTTGGAGGTTACTTCACGTAATGAAGATAAGCGATTGCTTGTCTTTGAACTGTTATCACAGTATCGATTGCTTATCGAAGATGGTTTTGAGGAGCCATTGGATTGGGATCTAATATATGAGAAAGAGAATGGTCATGTGGTTTCTAGGGTATGGATATCTCTATGTGATGTGGATATTCACAAGCCGAAACATTGGGAACGAATGATGGCATTTATGTATACCAATATGTGTCTGTTGCAGGAGAATTTCTGTGATGTAAAGGATGTGTTGGAAGATAAAATACGACACTTATATGATCAAGGTCTTATATAA
- a CDS encoding alkylphosphonate utilization protein, whose amino-acid sequence MDDQTLEWARATNEDQTNETSDEVKHLDSNGALLSDGDTVTLVKDLNVKGAGFTAKRGTAVRNISLVHDNAEHIEGKVNGQHIVILTKFVKKQ is encoded by the coding sequence ATGGATGACCAAACTCTTGAATGGGCTAGAGCAACCAACGAAGATCAAACAAACGAAACTTCGGATGAGGTTAAACACCTAGATTCCAATGGAGCACTTCTTAGCGATGGAGATACAGTAACCCTAGTAAAAGACCTAAATGTTAAAGGTGCGGGATTTACTGCAAAAAGAGGAACAGCAGTAAGAAACATATCTCTTGTCCACGATAATGCAGAACATATTGAAGGAAAAGTAAATGGACAACACATTGTGATCCTTACCAAATTCGTAAAGAAACAGTAA
- a CDS encoding cyclase family protein, which translates to MKIVDLSKPIAYNKKDPWFMRVKIKHKSHRASKWLIRVLGLPFRLFPKNFEGWADDCIQKMGVHATTHMDAPWHYSPTVGDAPAKTIDQIPLEWCFGEGLVIDMSHKLDDEEIMLEEVKCFIDDHDLVVKEGMIVLFRTGRDKYIGQSDYHKHGVGVSAAVTEWLIDLGIKVMGIDAWGWDLPLPHLIERAKETNDPDLFWNAHLVGQRKEYCHMEQMVNLGSLPLSGFKVAAFPLKIVGASAGPARVVAIIE; encoded by the coding sequence ATGAAAATTGTAGATTTATCTAAGCCTATTGCTTACAATAAAAAAGATCCATGGTTTATGCGAGTTAAGATTAAGCATAAATCTCATCGTGCATCCAAGTGGTTAATTCGTGTATTGGGCTTGCCATTTCGACTGTTTCCAAAGAATTTTGAAGGATGGGCTGATGATTGTATTCAGAAGATGGGAGTGCATGCAACTACGCATATGGATGCACCTTGGCACTATTCGCCTACTGTTGGTGACGCTCCTGCAAAGACAATTGATCAAATTCCACTAGAGTGGTGTTTTGGTGAGGGGCTAGTTATTGATATGAGTCATAAGTTAGATGATGAAGAGATAATGCTTGAAGAAGTGAAGTGTTTTATAGATGACCACGATCTTGTTGTTAAAGAAGGGATGATTGTGTTGTTTAGAACAGGGCGAGATAAATATATTGGACAGTCTGATTACCATAAACACGGAGTTGGGGTTAGTGCTGCGGTGACAGAATGGTTAATTGATTTAGGGATAAAAGTGATGGGGATTGATGCATGGGGGTGGGATTTGCCATTGCCACATTTGATCGAGAGAGCAAAGGAGACAAATGATCCTGATTTGTTTTGGAATGCCCATTTGGTTGGACAAAGAAAGGAGTACTGTCATATGGAACAGATGGTGAATTTAGGAAGTTTGCCTTTATCTGGGTTTAAAGTTGCTGCTTTTCCATTAAAGATAGTGGGAGCTTCTGCTGGTCCAGCTCGCGTTGTTGCAATCATTGAATAA